A window of Numenius arquata chromosome 6, bNumArq3.hap1.1, whole genome shotgun sequence contains these coding sequences:
- the TALDO1 gene encoding transaldolase has translation MSVSPVKRQKMESALDQLKHHTTVVADTGDFNAIDEYKPLDATTNPSLILAAAQMPAYQELVDDAVAYGKKLGGSEEEQIKNACDKLFVLFGAEILKRIPGRVSTEVDARLSFDKEGMIQRARRLIDLYKEAGIGKDRILIKLSSTWEGIQAGKVLEAEYGIHCNMTLLFSFAQAVACAEAGVTLISPFVGRILDWYVANGDKKTYEPSEDPGVKSVTKIYNYYKKFGYKTIVMGASFRNTGEIKALTGCDYLTISPKLLAELSKEYVKLTPTLSIKEAQACPLEKIHLDEKAFRWHHNEDQMAVEKLSDGIRKFAADAIKLERMLKERMFSAENGK, from the exons ATGTCGGTGTCTCCCGTTAAACGGCAGAAGATGGAGTCGGCGCTGGACCAGCTCAAGCACCACACCACCGTGGTGGCCGATACCGGCGACTTCAACG CAATTGATGAGTACAAGCCCCTGGATGCCACCACCAACCCGTCTCTGATCCTGGCTGCTGCCCAGATGCCAGCCTACCAGGAACTGGTGGATGATGCTGTTGCCTATGGGAAAAAACTTGGCGG GTCAGAAGAGGAACAGATCAAAAACGCTTGTGACAAACTTTTTGTATTATTTGGAGCTGAAATCCTGAAGAGGATACCTGGCCGCGTGTCCACAGAAGTAGATGCAAG GTTGTCCTTTGATAAGGAAGGGATGATTCAAAGGGCCAGGCGCCTCATCGACCTTTATAAGGAAGCAGGAATTGGTAAAGACCGTATTCTCATAAAGCTCTCGTCAACGTGGGAAGGAATCCAGGCTGGCAA GGTGCTGGAAGCGGAGTACGGGATTCACTGCAACATGACCCTGCTGTTCTCCTTCGCCCAGGCAGTTGCCTGCGCTGAAGCCGGAGTCACTCTGATTTCCCCGTTCGTAGGACGTATCCTGGATTGGTACGTTGCAAATGGAGATAAGAAAACCTATGAGCCTTCGGAGGATCCAG GAGTGAAGAGTGTCACTAAGATCTATAACTATTACAAAAAGTTTGGCTACAAAACCATCGTGATGGGTGCTTCGTTTCGAAATACGGGAGAAATAAAAGCGCTCACAGGCTGTGACTATCTCACCATTTCACCCAAGCTTTTGGCAGAGCTCAGCAAAGAGTACGTCAAGTTAActcccacgctcagtataaaggagG CTCAGGCCTGTCCGCTTGAGAAGATCCACCTGGATGAGAAGGCATTCCGCTGGCACCATAACGAAGACCAAatggctgtggagaaactgtccgaTGGGATCCGAAAGTTTGCTGCAGATGCAATTAAGCTGGAGAGGATGTTAAAG GAGCGAATGTTCAGCGCTGAAAATGGAAAGTAG
- the GATD1 gene encoding glutamine amidotransferase-like class 1 domain-containing protein 1: MRGLMRRRPPPPPPGPAAMSDRLGKPTCLIVASAAAAGVSAQSFLHCFTLASSAFNLQIATPGGKSIDFVDVNESNMRWIQDFRMKSYANPAKLESIDGARYHALLIPNCPGAMTDLANSGYLAKILQHFSAENKPICAVGHGVAALCCATNEDKSWVFQGYSLTGPSVYELVRQPNFASLSIIVEDFVKDSGATFSASSPDAVHVVLDRHLVTGQNENSTLPAVQNLLILCNVRK; the protein is encoded by the exons atgcgcggcctCATGCGGAGacggccgccccccccgccgccgggccccgccgccatGTCGGACCGGCTCGGCAAACCCACCTGCCTCATCGtcgccagcgccgccgccgcgg GTGTGTCAGCCCAGTCCTTCCTTCACTGCTTTACGCTGGCTAGCTCTGCTTTTAATCTGCAAATTGCAACTCCTGGG GGAAAGTCCATTGATTTTGTGGATGTGAACGAGAGCAACATGCGCTGGATACAGGACTTTCGTATGAAATCGTACGCGAACCCTGCCAAGTTGGAGTCCATCGATG GCGCTAGATACCACGCGCTGCTGATCCCAAACTGTCCCGGGGCTATGACGGACCTTGCAAACAGCGGGTACCTGGCTAAGATATTGCAGCACTTCAGCGCTGAGAACA aGCCTATCTGTGCGGTTGGACATGGCGTTGCAGCTTTGTGTTGTGCCACCAATGAGGATAAATCCTGGGTATTTCAGGGATACAGCCTCACGGGG CCCTCTGTGTACGAACTAGTAAGGCAGCCTAATTTTGCCAGTTTATCCATTATTGTGGAAGATTTCGTGAAGGATTCTGGAGCTACATTTAGTG CCAGCAGTCCGGATGCTGTGCACGTCGTGCTGGACAGGCACCTGGTGACAGGACAGAATGAGAATTCCACTCTTCCTGCCGTCCAGAATCTTCTTATTCTTTGCAATGTCAG GAAATGA
- the CEND1 gene encoding cell cycle exit and neuronal differentiation protein 1 yields MDSKGNVRSGNKPDAKAPGSGKPEKPNPGPATNADKKEIPKEQPVPAAATKKAGGDAAVVNNHSNLKPSPAATETQEATGQSPDSDHKGNSSEESPGSIFDNMKPLIIAGGVAVAALAVIVGVAFLARKK; encoded by the coding sequence ATGGATTCCAAAGGCAATGTCCGAAGCGGAAACAAACCCGACGCCAAGGCCCCCGGCTCCGGAAAGCCAGAAAAGCCCAACCCTGGGCCTGCCACGAATGCAGACAAGAAGGAGATCCCCAAAGAGCAGCCCGTTCCTGCCGCTGCCACCAAGAAGGCGGGCGGCGACGCTGCCGTCGTGAACAACCACAGCAACCTGAAACCCAGCCCTGCCGCCACCGAGACACAAGAGGCCACCGGCCAGTCCCCTGACTCTGACCACAAGGGAAACAGCTCCGAGGAGTCGCCAGGTAGCATCTTTGACAACATGAAGCCCTTGATCATCGCGGGAGGAGTGGCGGTGGCTGCGCTCGCTGTGATTGTGGGAGTGGCGTTCCTAGCCCGGAAAAAATGA